A segment of the Candidatus Protochlamydia naegleriophila genome:
TAGAGAAAAAAGAGACGAGAACGACTTTGATTCCAAGGCAACTGTTATTTGGAAATCCTGAAAAAGCAAATCCGCGCCTCTCCCCTGATGGGAAACACTTGGCTTATTTGGCTCCCGATGCGCAAAATGTTTTGAATGTATGGTTAAGAGATTCAAACGGTGACAAAGACAAGCAAATCACTTCTGACAAAAAAAGAGGCATTCGCAGCTTCTTGTGGCAGTTGGATGGGGCTCATATTCTCTACATCCAAGATAAAGATGGAGATGAAAATTGGCATTTGTATCAAACCAATATCCAAACTGGAGCAACAAAGGACCTCACTCCTTATGAAGGAGTAAAGGCAGATATTGTTGACTATGATGTTCATTTTCCGAATGAAATGCTCATTCAAATGAATTTACGCGATCCAAGCTTGTTTGATATCTACCGTCTCAACCTCCAGACAGGTCAAGTTCAATTAGATACAGAGAATTTAGGGGGCGTTTTCCATTGGGTCGCCGATCACAACATGCACATTCGTTTGGCACAGTCGTATACAGAGAATGGTTCGATGCTGATCCGGGTGAGAGAGAATAAAGAGGCTCCTTGGAAAGAATTGCTGACATTGGATCCGAGTGAAGTCGGAGGGGCTGTTGATGGCTTTGCTCCCGATAATCAGTCATTTTATTTAGTCTCAAGTTTAGGGGGCGACACGGCTCGCTTGCTGCACGTCAATGCTACAACGGGTGAGCAGCGGCTCATTATCGAAGATGGACAATATGATTTGGCGGATGTGATGACTCATCCAACCAAGTATACGTTAGAAGCGGTCGGATTCGACAAGGAGCGCTATGAGTGGTTGGTATTGGATCCGCAGTTGAAGGGGGACTTTGAGTTTTTATCGCAAACCTTGAAAGGATCTTTTAGATTAACGAGCCGCGATTTAGCCAATCAAAAATGGGTCGTCGCGTCTTTATCAGATGTGCGCTCTACTCAGTTCTATACTTACAACCGCGATCAAAAAAAATTAGAGTTTTTATTCAGCACGCAGCCGGTTCTTGATAGCTATACGCTTAGCCCGATGACACCTATTTCTTTTGATGCGCGAGATGGGATGAAATTATATGGTTACTTAACACTGCCATCAGACCGCCCAGCGAAGCTTTTACCAACCATTTTGCTCGTGCATGGTGGACCTTGGGCAAGGGATTCGTGGGGACTCAATTCAACAGTACAATGGTTGGCGAATCGCGGTTATGCTATTTTGCAAATTAACTTTAGAGGTTCCACCGGTTATGGAAAGCGCTATCTAAACGCTGGTGATCGTGAATGGGCCGATAAAATGCACGCAGATTTGCTCGACGGCAAGCAATGGATGATTAATCATGGTTATGCCGATCCTCAAAAAGTCGCCATTTATGGGGGAAGTTATGGCGGTTACGCTACTTTGGTGGGCCTTACCTTTACTCCTGATGAGTTTTGCTGCGGTGTCGACATCGTGGGTCCCTCTAACTTAATCACCCTTTTGCAAACCTTGCCTCCTTACTGGATTCCTTTGAAGTCTCAGATCAATCGTAGGCTGGGGAGCTTGGAAACAGATATGGCTCAATTAAGGGAGCGCTCTCCTCTTTTTAAAGCCAGCCAAATTAAAAAACCCCTGCTGATTGCACAGGGAGCCAACGATCCGCGCGTGAAACAAGCAGAAAGCGATCAGATTGTACAAGCTATGCGGCACAATAACCTCCCAGTCGAGTACTTACTCTTTGCCGATGAAGGGCATGGTTTTGCAAGGCCTGAAAATCGCTTAAAATTTGCTGCTGCGGCTGAGGCTTTTTTAACCACTTATTTGGGTGGACGCCACGAGCCAGCTTCGAGCACAGAAAATTGGGAGGCTCTTAAGCGTTAATATGATGACAGTTGCATACAATAAGCAAAATCCCTTTTTGGCTTCGATTAAAGAGCGTTATGTGTTGTCCAAGCCAGGATCTAAAAAAAATACCCAACACCTGGTCTTGAATCTCAGAGGCTCCGGACTGACTTATGAGGTAGGGGACAGTATTGGCGTATTTCCGCGTCATGCTACCGATCTTATAAACAAAACACTCCAAGCTGCAAAGGCGACGGGGCAAGAGCATATTCAGTTGAAGCAAACTGGAGAGCTCATCTCTTTTGTTGGCTTTCTTTCGACCAAAGGAAATATCACAGATGTTAGCCAAAAATTATTAAAAGAGGTTTTGGCAAGACAGACGAATGCAGACAAAAAGCATGAATTAGAGCAGCTTTTGGAAGAGGGGAATCGAGAGGCTTTGAAGGCGTATCTTGCCTGCCATGAAGTCTGGGATTTTTTATTGGCACATGTAGAAGTGAATTTCACCCCTCAAGAATTGGCCGACTTACTCATGCCTCTTTTGCCCCGTTTCTATTCCATTTCCTCTTCACAAAGATATGTGGGCGAAGAGGTGCATTTGACGATCGCGCCTTTAGAGTATGAATCTAACGGCCATAAAAGAAGGGGTGTTTGCACTCACTACTTATGTGAGTTGGTTGAATTGGGTGATCCAACCGTTCCCGTTTTTATTCAGCCCTCACACGGCTTCAAGCTTCCAGACGATTTGCAAGCTCCCATGCTGATGATCGGGCCTGGTACTGGAATTGCTCCTTTTCGCGCCTTTTTGCAAGAGCGTCTTTTGCACCGTCGTGCCAAAGGCAGGCATTGGCTGTTTTTTGGAGAGTGGAACCGGGCCTATGATTTCTTTTACGAAGAGGATTGGCGTACATTTGAGCAGTATGGCCATTTGCGCTTGGACGCAGCCTTCTCAAGAGATCAGGCTGAAAAGGTTTATGTTCAGCATAAGATCTTCGAGCATGGAGAAGAGTTCTTTAGATGGCTGGAAGAGGGGGCCTATTTGTACGTTTGCGGAGATGCGCAGCGCATGGCCAAAGATGTTGAGGCTGCGATTCAAGCAGTCATTCAAGAATATGGGAAAATAGACGCGCAGGCGGCTAGAGACTATATTAAATGCTTGCGTCAGCAAAAGCGGTACTTGCGTGATGTCTATTAGAGGGCTTATCTTTGAGGAAGGTCCATCCAGGCTTTAGGAAATGTTGTGTCGATTGAATCTAGTAAATCTTTTTCGATTAACTGTTCTGTCAAAGGAATAAAATCGATGTTATCTACATCCATTCCAGCCTGGGTAAAGCGTTGTTTGACTTGGCTGATCGAATGATATTCGACAGCCTCATTTGTACGCTTTTCACTTTTACGCCGGCGGCGATAAATGTCTTTGAGAATTTCATCGTCGTCAGGCGCAATGATGGAAATGGAGGTGGATTTATTTAACTTGCCTTCCCGGCTAAAGTCCTCTTTTTCGGGATTTGTTTGATAGAGTCTCTTAACGTCTTTCTCAAGTGCTTTTAAAAGAGATTCTTTAAATACCATGTCCAAGAGGCGAAGGTTTTTAGGCAGTGGATGTTGAGAGAAACTGGTCTT
Coding sequences within it:
- a CDS encoding S9 family peptidase, producing MASSSLCTPQILSSVEKKETRTTLIPRQLLFGNPEKANPRLSPDGKHLAYLAPDAQNVLNVWLRDSNGDKDKQITSDKKRGIRSFLWQLDGAHILYIQDKDGDENWHLYQTNIQTGATKDLTPYEGVKADIVDYDVHFPNEMLIQMNLRDPSLFDIYRLNLQTGQVQLDTENLGGVFHWVADHNMHIRLAQSYTENGSMLIRVRENKEAPWKELLTLDPSEVGGAVDGFAPDNQSFYLVSSLGGDTARLLHVNATTGEQRLIIEDGQYDLADVMTHPTKYTLEAVGFDKERYEWLVLDPQLKGDFEFLSQTLKGSFRLTSRDLANQKWVVASLSDVRSTQFYTYNRDQKKLEFLFSTQPVLDSYTLSPMTPISFDARDGMKLYGYLTLPSDRPAKLLPTILLVHGGPWARDSWGLNSTVQWLANRGYAILQINFRGSTGYGKRYLNAGDREWADKMHADLLDGKQWMINHGYADPQKVAIYGGSYGGYATLVGLTFTPDEFCCGVDIVGPSNLITLLQTLPPYWIPLKSQINRRLGSLETDMAQLRERSPLFKASQIKKPLLIAQGANDPRVKQAESDQIVQAMRHNNLPVEYLLFADEGHGFARPENRLKFAAAAEAFLTTYLGGRHEPASSTENWEALKR
- a CDS encoding sulfite reductase, with translation MMTVAYNKQNPFLASIKERYVLSKPGSKKNTQHLVLNLRGSGLTYEVGDSIGVFPRHATDLINKTLQAAKATGQEHIQLKQTGELISFVGFLSTKGNITDVSQKLLKEVLARQTNADKKHELEQLLEEGNREALKAYLACHEVWDFLLAHVEVNFTPQELADLLMPLLPRFYSISSSQRYVGEEVHLTIAPLEYESNGHKRRGVCTHYLCELVELGDPTVPVFIQPSHGFKLPDDLQAPMLMIGPGTGIAPFRAFLQERLLHRRAKGRHWLFFGEWNRAYDFFYEEDWRTFEQYGHLRLDAAFSRDQAEKVYVQHKIFEHGEEFFRWLEEGAYLYVCGDAQRMAKDVEAAIQAVIQEYGKIDAQAARDYIKCLRQQKRYLRDVY